From the genome of Nomia melanderi isolate GNS246 chromosome 14, iyNomMela1, whole genome shotgun sequence, one region includes:
- the ClC-a gene encoding chloride channel protein 2 isoform X4 yields the protein MPASVLNRAYFVCNDDYLMYGRYTKDLGEYAKEEARKLKYHDKARRKYEKGREEDFRKSRRGPLCRKLLALLAFAWKHTGARLGEDWVFLALLGIIMALISYAMDRGISMCNNARIWLYQDLTQHPALQYLAWVTLPVCLILFSAGFVHIVAPQSIGSGIPEMKTILRGVALKEYLTFRTLIAKVIGLTATLGSGLPVGKEGPFVHIASIVATLLSKLVTSFQGIYENESRNCEMLAAACAVGVASCFAAPIGGVLFSIEVTTVYFAVRNYWRGFFTAVCGATMFRLLAIWFQREETITAMFATNFTMDFPFDPQELFVFALIGVGSGLVGAFYVWLHRQYVIFMRKNKSMNSFLQKNRFLYPGIVSLLVSSVSFPLGLGQFMAGDLNTHDQVYGLFTNFTWTKEELGVEEMNIVKHWSTAYTDVFTGLLGFGAFTFIFSIICSTVPVPSGIFIPVFKIGASLGRAVGEAMALWFPNGVRYGGIITPIVPGGYATVGAAAFSGAVTHTISVSVIVFEMTGQITHIVPIMIAVLISNAIAALLQPSIYDSIILIKKLPYLPDLLPSSSGMYNVYVEDFMVREIKYIWHGITYQRLKEILKENRKLRGFPLVDNPDSMILLGSIQRLELIKLIEKHIGRERRLQVAQKWQKEAEERAREEMERQLRDQERTRRPSRFEVIPAPDILKMQRQSVNDLTMSPNNGTGPDHHTYHSPVFGSQPKKSILKKTNSFTLKGFSPLVSPAATPYTTVTGAESRIRLAFEAIFRKSATLQDVDPDPEIGSGAGTRRESQDGLNVPSHTPMLVPSPATSKKVQLPRERVIDMSAEDQKRWEESEMALEVDFSRCHIDPAPFQLVERTSLLKVHSLFSMVGVNHAYVTAIGRLVGVVGLKELRKAIEDANAGILPTHQDSHIGASSSSLAKSETDTESKNASTMNSIASVECEKVEKV from the exons ATGCCGGCTTCCGTGCTCAACAGAGCTTATTTCGTCTGTAACGATGACTATCTT ATGTATGGTCGCTACACGAAAGACCTGGGTGAGTACGCAAAGGAAGAGGCACGGAAGCTCAAGTACCATGACAAGGCGCGACGGAAGTACGAGAAGGGCAGGGAGGAGGACTTCCGGAAGTCGAGGAGAGGTCCTCTCTGCAGGAAGCTGCTCGCGTTGCTGGCCTTCGCGTGGAAGCACACCGGGGCTAGACTAGGCGAGGACTGGGTATTCTTGGCTCTCCTCGGCATCATCATGGCGCTGATCAGTTACGCCATGGACCGGGGTATCTCCATGTGCAACAACG CCAGGATATGGCTTTATCAGGATCTGACGCAGCACCCGGCGCTCCAGTACCTGGCCTGGGTGACGCTGCCTGTTTGCCTGATCCTGTTCAGCGCGGGATTTGTGCACATCGTTGCGCCGCAGAGCATCGGGTCCGGTATACCCGAGATGAAGACCATCCTCAGAGGCGTCGCTCTGAAGGAGTACCTGACCTTCCGCACTCTGATCGCTAAG GTGATAGGTCTGACCGCGACCTTGGGCTCGGGCCTGCCCGTAGGCAAGGAGGGTCCTTTCGTGCACATTGCCAGCATAGTCGCCACACTGCTCTCCAAGCTAGTGACCAGTTTCCAAGGGATCTACGAGAACGAGAGTAGGAACTGCGAGATGCTCGCCGCAGCTTGTGCGGTCGGAGTAGCTTCCTGCTTCGCGGCCCCCATAGGAGGCGTCCTCTTTAGCATCGAGGTAACCACCGTCTACTTCGCCGTGAGGAACTACTGGAGAGGATTCTTCACCGCCGTCTGTGGCGCCACAATGTTCCGACTACTGGCGATCTGGTTCCAAAGAGAGGAGACCATCACGGCGATGTTTGCGACGAACTTCACCATGGACTTCCCGTTCGACCCTCAGGAGCTGTTCGTGTTCGCTCTGATCGGGGTGGGCAGCGGACTCGTGGGTGCATTTTACGTTTGGCTGCATAGGCAGTACGTGATCTTCATGAGGAAGAACAAGAGCATGAACAGCTTCTTGCAGAAGAA TCGTTTTTTATACCCGGGAATCGTCTCGCTGCTGGTCTCCTCCGTGTCGTTTCCCCTTGGACTGGGCCAGTTCATGGCTGGCGACTTGAACACGCACGACCAGGTCTACGGACTGTTCACCAACTTCACCTGGACGAAGGAGGAGCTCGGCGTGGAGGAGATGAACATCGTTAAACACTGGTCGACAGCGTACACGGACGTGTTCACCGGTTTGCTGGGCTTCGGCGCGTTCACG TTCATCTTTTCCATTATATGCTCGACGGTGCCGGTTCCATCGGGAATCTTCATACCGGTGTTCAAAATCGGCGCGTCCCTAGGTCGAGCTGTCGGCGAAGCTATGGCGCTGTGGTTCCCGAACGGTGTACGGTATGGGGGAATTATTACTCCCATAGTGCCAG GGGGTTACGCCACGGTCGGAGCAGCCGCGTTCTCGGGAGCAGTGACCCACACGATCTCCGTGAGCGTTATAGTGTTCGAGATGACCGGGCAAATCACGCATATCGTTCCCATCATGATAGCCGTGTTGATCAGCAACGCGATAGCCGCTCTCCTGCAGCCCAGCATTTACGACAGTATCATTCTGATCAAGAAGCTGCCGTATTTGCCCGACCTGCTGCCCTCCAGTTCAG GTATGTACAACGTGTACGTCGAAGACTTCATGGTGCGCGAGATCAAGTACATCTGGCACGGGATCACCTACCAGAGGCTGAAGGAGATCCTGAAGGAGAACCGCAAGCTACGCGGCTTCCCTCTAGTCGATAATCCCGACTCGATGATCCTGCTCGGATCCATTCAGAGACTGGAACTCATCAAGCTGATCGAGAAGCATATTGGACGCGAAAGGAGGTTACAG GTGGCCCAAAAATGGCAGAAAGAGGCGGAAGAGAGAGCCAGGGAGGAGATGGAGCGCCAGCTGAGGGACCAGGAGAGGACCAGGAGACCTTCGAGGTTCGAGGTGATACCAGCGCCAGACATCCTGAAGATGCAGAGGCAGAGCGTGAACGATCTAACGATGTCGCCAAACAACGGCACCGGCCCGGACCAC CACACGTATCACTCTCCGGTGTTCGGCTCGCAGCCGAAGAAGTCGATTCTGAAAAAGACGAACTCGTTCACGCTGAAGGGTTTCAGCCCTTTGGTCAGCCCAGCTGCCACGCCTTACACCACGGTCACTGGGGCGGAGAGCAG GATACGCCTGGCCTTCGAAGCGATCTTCAGGAAATCTGCCACCTTACAGGACGTGGATCCAGACCCGGAAATAGGATCCGGCGCAGGCACGAGGCGTGAGAGCCAGGATGGGCTGAACGTGCCATCCCATACACCCATGCTGGTACCCAGTCCAGCCACTTCGAAGAAAGTTCAACTG CCACGCGAAAGAGTGATAGACATGTCAGCCGAGGACCAAAAACGATGGGAGGAGAGCGAGATGGCGTTGGAGGTAGACTTCTCCAGGTGCCACATCGACCCCGCGCCCTTCCAGCTGGTCGAAAGGACGTCCTTGCTGAAGGTGCACAGCCTCTTCAGCATGGTAGGGGTGAACCATGCTTACGTGACTGCTATTGGAAGGCTGGTCGGGGTTGTAGGGCTGAAAGAG TTGAGGAAAGCGATAGAGGACGCGAACGCCGGGATCTTGCCGACGCACCAGGACTCCCACATCGGGGCGTCGAGCTCCAGCCTCGCGAAAAGCGAGACGGACACCGAGAGCAAGAACGCGAGCACGATGAACTCCATCGCTTCCGTTGAGTGCGAGAAAGTGGAGAAAGTCTGA
- the ClC-a gene encoding chloride channel protein 2 isoform X5 — protein MYGRYTKDLGEYAKEEARKLKYHDKARRKYEKGREEDFRKSRRGPLCRKLLALLAFAWKHTGARLGEDWVFLALLGIIMALISYAMDRGISMCNNARIWLYQDLTQHPALQYLAWVTLPVCLILFSAGFVHIVAPQSIGSGIPEMKTILRGVALKEYLTFRTLIAKVIGLTATLGSGLPVGKEGPFVHIASIVATLLSKLVTSFQGIYENESRNCEMLAAACAVGVASCFAAPIGGVLFSIEVTTVYFAVRNYWRGFFTAVCGATMFRLLAIWFQREETITAMFATNFTMDFPFDPQELFVFALIGVGSGLVGAFYVWLHRQYVIFMRKNKSMNSFLQKNRFLYPGIVSLLVSSVSFPLGLGQFMAGDLNTHDQVYGLFTNFTWTKEELGVEEMNIVKHWSTAYTDVFTGLLGFGAFTFIFSIICSTVPVPSGIFIPVFKIGASLGRAVGEAMALWFPNGVRYGGIITPIVPGGYATVGAAAFSGAVTHTISVSVIVFEMTGQITHIVPIMIAVLISNAIAALLQPSIYDSIILIKKLPYLPDLLPSSSGMYNVYVEDFMVREIKYIWHGITYQRLKEILKENRKLRGFPLVDNPDSMILLGSIQRLELIKLIEKHIGRERRLQVAQKWQKEAEERAREEMERQLRDQERTRRPSRFEVIPAPDILKMQRQSVNDLTMSPNNGTGPDHHTYHSPVFGSQPKKSILKKTNSFTLKGFSPLVSPAATPYTTVTGAESRIRLAFEAIFRKSATLQDVDPDPEIGSGAGTRRESQDGLNVPSHTPMLVPSPATSKKVQLPRERVIDMSAEDQKRWEESEMALEVDFSRCHIDPAPFQLVERTSLLKVHSLFSMVGVNHAYVTAIGRLVGVVGLKELRKAIEDANAGILPTHQDSHIGASSSSLAKSETDTESKNASTMNSIASVECEKVEKV, from the exons ATGTATGGTCGCTACACGAAAGACCTGGGTGAGTACGCAAAGGAAGAGGCACGGAAGCTCAAGTACCATGACAAGGCGCGACGGAAGTACGAGAAGGGCAGGGAGGAGGACTTCCGGAAGTCGAGGAGAGGTCCTCTCTGCAGGAAGCTGCTCGCGTTGCTGGCCTTCGCGTGGAAGCACACCGGGGCTAGACTAGGCGAGGACTGGGTATTCTTGGCTCTCCTCGGCATCATCATGGCGCTGATCAGTTACGCCATGGACCGGGGTATCTCCATGTGCAACAACG CCAGGATATGGCTTTATCAGGATCTGACGCAGCACCCGGCGCTCCAGTACCTGGCCTGGGTGACGCTGCCTGTTTGCCTGATCCTGTTCAGCGCGGGATTTGTGCACATCGTTGCGCCGCAGAGCATCGGGTCCGGTATACCCGAGATGAAGACCATCCTCAGAGGCGTCGCTCTGAAGGAGTACCTGACCTTCCGCACTCTGATCGCTAAG GTGATAGGTCTGACCGCGACCTTGGGCTCGGGCCTGCCCGTAGGCAAGGAGGGTCCTTTCGTGCACATTGCCAGCATAGTCGCCACACTGCTCTCCAAGCTAGTGACCAGTTTCCAAGGGATCTACGAGAACGAGAGTAGGAACTGCGAGATGCTCGCCGCAGCTTGTGCGGTCGGAGTAGCTTCCTGCTTCGCGGCCCCCATAGGAGGCGTCCTCTTTAGCATCGAGGTAACCACCGTCTACTTCGCCGTGAGGAACTACTGGAGAGGATTCTTCACCGCCGTCTGTGGCGCCACAATGTTCCGACTACTGGCGATCTGGTTCCAAAGAGAGGAGACCATCACGGCGATGTTTGCGACGAACTTCACCATGGACTTCCCGTTCGACCCTCAGGAGCTGTTCGTGTTCGCTCTGATCGGGGTGGGCAGCGGACTCGTGGGTGCATTTTACGTTTGGCTGCATAGGCAGTACGTGATCTTCATGAGGAAGAACAAGAGCATGAACAGCTTCTTGCAGAAGAA TCGTTTTTTATACCCGGGAATCGTCTCGCTGCTGGTCTCCTCCGTGTCGTTTCCCCTTGGACTGGGCCAGTTCATGGCTGGCGACTTGAACACGCACGACCAGGTCTACGGACTGTTCACCAACTTCACCTGGACGAAGGAGGAGCTCGGCGTGGAGGAGATGAACATCGTTAAACACTGGTCGACAGCGTACACGGACGTGTTCACCGGTTTGCTGGGCTTCGGCGCGTTCACG TTCATCTTTTCCATTATATGCTCGACGGTGCCGGTTCCATCGGGAATCTTCATACCGGTGTTCAAAATCGGCGCGTCCCTAGGTCGAGCTGTCGGCGAAGCTATGGCGCTGTGGTTCCCGAACGGTGTACGGTATGGGGGAATTATTACTCCCATAGTGCCAG GGGGTTACGCCACGGTCGGAGCAGCCGCGTTCTCGGGAGCAGTGACCCACACGATCTCCGTGAGCGTTATAGTGTTCGAGATGACCGGGCAAATCACGCATATCGTTCCCATCATGATAGCCGTGTTGATCAGCAACGCGATAGCCGCTCTCCTGCAGCCCAGCATTTACGACAGTATCATTCTGATCAAGAAGCTGCCGTATTTGCCCGACCTGCTGCCCTCCAGTTCAG GTATGTACAACGTGTACGTCGAAGACTTCATGGTGCGCGAGATCAAGTACATCTGGCACGGGATCACCTACCAGAGGCTGAAGGAGATCCTGAAGGAGAACCGCAAGCTACGCGGCTTCCCTCTAGTCGATAATCCCGACTCGATGATCCTGCTCGGATCCATTCAGAGACTGGAACTCATCAAGCTGATCGAGAAGCATATTGGACGCGAAAGGAGGTTACAG GTGGCCCAAAAATGGCAGAAAGAGGCGGAAGAGAGAGCCAGGGAGGAGATGGAGCGCCAGCTGAGGGACCAGGAGAGGACCAGGAGACCTTCGAGGTTCGAGGTGATACCAGCGCCAGACATCCTGAAGATGCAGAGGCAGAGCGTGAACGATCTAACGATGTCGCCAAACAACGGCACCGGCCCGGACCAC CACACGTATCACTCTCCGGTGTTCGGCTCGCAGCCGAAGAAGTCGATTCTGAAAAAGACGAACTCGTTCACGCTGAAGGGTTTCAGCCCTTTGGTCAGCCCAGCTGCCACGCCTTACACCACGGTCACTGGGGCGGAGAGCAG GATACGCCTGGCCTTCGAAGCGATCTTCAGGAAATCTGCCACCTTACAGGACGTGGATCCAGACCCGGAAATAGGATCCGGCGCAGGCACGAGGCGTGAGAGCCAGGATGGGCTGAACGTGCCATCCCATACACCCATGCTGGTACCCAGTCCAGCCACTTCGAAGAAAGTTCAACTG CCACGCGAAAGAGTGATAGACATGTCAGCCGAGGACCAAAAACGATGGGAGGAGAGCGAGATGGCGTTGGAGGTAGACTTCTCCAGGTGCCACATCGACCCCGCGCCCTTCCAGCTGGTCGAAAGGACGTCCTTGCTGAAGGTGCACAGCCTCTTCAGCATGGTAGGGGTGAACCATGCTTACGTGACTGCTATTGGAAGGCTGGTCGGGGTTGTAGGGCTGAAAGAG TTGAGGAAAGCGATAGAGGACGCGAACGCCGGGATCTTGCCGACGCACCAGGACTCCCACATCGGGGCGTCGAGCTCCAGCCTCGCGAAAAGCGAGACGGACACCGAGAGCAAGAACGCGAGCACGATGAACTCCATCGCTTCCGTTGAGTGCGAGAAAGTGGAGAAAGTCTGA
- the ClC-a gene encoding chloride channel protein 2 isoform X3 — protein MASNGEGDEDYGLGYQNTLMYGRYTKDLGEYAKEEARKLKYHDKARRKYEKGREEDFRKSRRGPLCRKLLALLAFAWKHTGARLGEDWVFLALLGIIMALISYAMDRGISMCNNARIWLYQDLTQHPALQYLAWVTLPVCLILFSAGFVHIVAPQSIGSGIPEMKTILRGVALKEYLTFRTLIAKVIGLTATLGSGLPVGKEGPFVHIASIVATLLSKLVTSFQGIYENESRNCEMLAAACAVGVASCFAAPIGGVLFSIEVTTVYFAVRNYWRGFFTAVCGATMFRLLAIWFQREETITAMFATNFTMDFPFDPQELFVFALIGVGSGLVGAFYVWLHRQYVIFMRKNKSMNSFLQKNRFLYPGIVSLLVSSVSFPLGLGQFMAGDLNTHDQVYGLFTNFTWTKEELGVEEMNIVKHWSTAYTDVFTGLLGFGAFTFIFSIICSTVPVPSGIFIPVFKIGASLGRAVGEAMALWFPNGVRYGGIITPIVPGGYATVGAAAFSGAVTHTISVSVIVFEMTGQITHIVPIMIAVLISNAIAALLQPSIYDSIILIKKLPYLPDLLPSSSGMYNVYVEDFMVREIKYIWHGITYQRLKEILKENRKLRGFPLVDNPDSMILLGSIQRLELIKLIEKHIGRERRLQVAQKWQKEAEERAREEMERQLRDQERTRRPSRFEVIPAPDILKMQRQSVNDLTMSPNNGTGPDHHTYHSPVFGSQPKKSILKKTNSFTLKGFSPLVSPAATPYTTVTGAESRIRLAFEAIFRKSATLQDVDPDPEIGSGAGTRRESQDGLNVPSHTPMLVPSPATSKKVQLPRERVIDMSAEDQKRWEESEMALEVDFSRCHIDPAPFQLVERTSLLKVHSLFSMVGVNHAYVTAIGRLVGVVGLKELRKAIEDANAGILPTHQDSHIGASSSSLAKSETDTESKNASTMNSIASVECEKVEKV, from the exons ATGTATGGTCGCTACACGAAAGACCTGGGTGAGTACGCAAAGGAAGAGGCACGGAAGCTCAAGTACCATGACAAGGCGCGACGGAAGTACGAGAAGGGCAGGGAGGAGGACTTCCGGAAGTCGAGGAGAGGTCCTCTCTGCAGGAAGCTGCTCGCGTTGCTGGCCTTCGCGTGGAAGCACACCGGGGCTAGACTAGGCGAGGACTGGGTATTCTTGGCTCTCCTCGGCATCATCATGGCGCTGATCAGTTACGCCATGGACCGGGGTATCTCCATGTGCAACAACG CCAGGATATGGCTTTATCAGGATCTGACGCAGCACCCGGCGCTCCAGTACCTGGCCTGGGTGACGCTGCCTGTTTGCCTGATCCTGTTCAGCGCGGGATTTGTGCACATCGTTGCGCCGCAGAGCATCGGGTCCGGTATACCCGAGATGAAGACCATCCTCAGAGGCGTCGCTCTGAAGGAGTACCTGACCTTCCGCACTCTGATCGCTAAG GTGATAGGTCTGACCGCGACCTTGGGCTCGGGCCTGCCCGTAGGCAAGGAGGGTCCTTTCGTGCACATTGCCAGCATAGTCGCCACACTGCTCTCCAAGCTAGTGACCAGTTTCCAAGGGATCTACGAGAACGAGAGTAGGAACTGCGAGATGCTCGCCGCAGCTTGTGCGGTCGGAGTAGCTTCCTGCTTCGCGGCCCCCATAGGAGGCGTCCTCTTTAGCATCGAGGTAACCACCGTCTACTTCGCCGTGAGGAACTACTGGAGAGGATTCTTCACCGCCGTCTGTGGCGCCACAATGTTCCGACTACTGGCGATCTGGTTCCAAAGAGAGGAGACCATCACGGCGATGTTTGCGACGAACTTCACCATGGACTTCCCGTTCGACCCTCAGGAGCTGTTCGTGTTCGCTCTGATCGGGGTGGGCAGCGGACTCGTGGGTGCATTTTACGTTTGGCTGCATAGGCAGTACGTGATCTTCATGAGGAAGAACAAGAGCATGAACAGCTTCTTGCAGAAGAA TCGTTTTTTATACCCGGGAATCGTCTCGCTGCTGGTCTCCTCCGTGTCGTTTCCCCTTGGACTGGGCCAGTTCATGGCTGGCGACTTGAACACGCACGACCAGGTCTACGGACTGTTCACCAACTTCACCTGGACGAAGGAGGAGCTCGGCGTGGAGGAGATGAACATCGTTAAACACTGGTCGACAGCGTACACGGACGTGTTCACCGGTTTGCTGGGCTTCGGCGCGTTCACG TTCATCTTTTCCATTATATGCTCGACGGTGCCGGTTCCATCGGGAATCTTCATACCGGTGTTCAAAATCGGCGCGTCCCTAGGTCGAGCTGTCGGCGAAGCTATGGCGCTGTGGTTCCCGAACGGTGTACGGTATGGGGGAATTATTACTCCCATAGTGCCAG GGGGTTACGCCACGGTCGGAGCAGCCGCGTTCTCGGGAGCAGTGACCCACACGATCTCCGTGAGCGTTATAGTGTTCGAGATGACCGGGCAAATCACGCATATCGTTCCCATCATGATAGCCGTGTTGATCAGCAACGCGATAGCCGCTCTCCTGCAGCCCAGCATTTACGACAGTATCATTCTGATCAAGAAGCTGCCGTATTTGCCCGACCTGCTGCCCTCCAGTTCAG GTATGTACAACGTGTACGTCGAAGACTTCATGGTGCGCGAGATCAAGTACATCTGGCACGGGATCACCTACCAGAGGCTGAAGGAGATCCTGAAGGAGAACCGCAAGCTACGCGGCTTCCCTCTAGTCGATAATCCCGACTCGATGATCCTGCTCGGATCCATTCAGAGACTGGAACTCATCAAGCTGATCGAGAAGCATATTGGACGCGAAAGGAGGTTACAG GTGGCCCAAAAATGGCAGAAAGAGGCGGAAGAGAGAGCCAGGGAGGAGATGGAGCGCCAGCTGAGGGACCAGGAGAGGACCAGGAGACCTTCGAGGTTCGAGGTGATACCAGCGCCAGACATCCTGAAGATGCAGAGGCAGAGCGTGAACGATCTAACGATGTCGCCAAACAACGGCACCGGCCCGGACCAC CACACGTATCACTCTCCGGTGTTCGGCTCGCAGCCGAAGAAGTCGATTCTGAAAAAGACGAACTCGTTCACGCTGAAGGGTTTCAGCCCTTTGGTCAGCCCAGCTGCCACGCCTTACACCACGGTCACTGGGGCGGAGAGCAG GATACGCCTGGCCTTCGAAGCGATCTTCAGGAAATCTGCCACCTTACAGGACGTGGATCCAGACCCGGAAATAGGATCCGGCGCAGGCACGAGGCGTGAGAGCCAGGATGGGCTGAACGTGCCATCCCATACACCCATGCTGGTACCCAGTCCAGCCACTTCGAAGAAAGTTCAACTG CCACGCGAAAGAGTGATAGACATGTCAGCCGAGGACCAAAAACGATGGGAGGAGAGCGAGATGGCGTTGGAGGTAGACTTCTCCAGGTGCCACATCGACCCCGCGCCCTTCCAGCTGGTCGAAAGGACGTCCTTGCTGAAGGTGCACAGCCTCTTCAGCATGGTAGGGGTGAACCATGCTTACGTGACTGCTATTGGAAGGCTGGTCGGGGTTGTAGGGCTGAAAGAG TTGAGGAAAGCGATAGAGGACGCGAACGCCGGGATCTTGCCGACGCACCAGGACTCCCACATCGGGGCGTCGAGCTCCAGCCTCGCGAAAAGCGAGACGGACACCGAGAGCAAGAACGCGAGCACGATGAACTCCATCGCTTCCGTTGAGTGCGAGAAAGTGGAGAAAGTCTGA